The following proteins are encoded in a genomic region of Arthrobacter jiangjiafuii:
- a CDS encoding MBL fold metallo-hydrolase, protein MPSGHDGHRKQGYSLTEPAPDILFAEGPASNWIILRRGEAFTLIDGGYPGDLPLVLDSIAEAGLDPAAAAAVLVTHAHVDHAGTAGYFAAAFDIPVLCRAPELPYLRGEDREQVSVARILGRAWQPSVLHWGWHALLAGGAGRVAVPTARAWHDDAELAALPGSPVAVPTSGHTPGHTSFYLQAAAAVATGDALVTGHAISRQRGPQLLDAMFHSDAGGARRSLGALGKLDAALLLPGHGPAVRTGLRQAVGTARLRPTRARKRRLVAPGPIGGFAEPTYGRQVPEGSEG, encoded by the coding sequence ATGCCTAGTGGACACGATGGACACCGAAAGCAGGGCTATTCGCTGACAGAACCGGCGCCGGACATCTTGTTCGCGGAGGGGCCGGCATCAAACTGGATCATCCTGCGCCGCGGGGAGGCCTTCACCCTGATCGACGGCGGCTATCCGGGGGACCTGCCGCTGGTGCTGGACTCGATTGCCGAAGCCGGCCTGGATCCGGCAGCGGCAGCCGCGGTGCTGGTGACGCATGCCCATGTGGACCATGCCGGAACGGCAGGATACTTCGCCGCAGCCTTTGACATACCGGTGCTGTGCCGGGCGCCGGAGCTGCCGTATCTGCGCGGAGAGGACCGGGAACAGGTATCGGTGGCACGCATCCTGGGCCGGGCCTGGCAGCCCTCCGTGCTGCACTGGGGCTGGCACGCGCTGCTGGCCGGCGGCGCCGGACGGGTGGCGGTCCCCACCGCCAGGGCCTGGCACGACGACGCCGAGCTGGCCGCGCTGCCAGGGTCACCGGTGGCGGTGCCTACCTCGGGCCATACCCCCGGCCACACGTCCTTTTACCTCCAGGCCGCCGCAGCAGTGGCCACCGGCGATGCCCTGGTTACCGGCCACGCAATCAGCCGGCAGCGCGGCCCGCAACTACTCGATGCCATGTTCCATTCCGACGCCGGCGGGGCGCGGCGCTCGCTGGGCGCCCTCGGCAAGCTGGACGCCGCGCTGCTGCTGCCCGGGCACGGACCCGCGGTGCGCACCGGGCTCCGGCAGGCCGTGGGAACCGCACGGCTGCGGCCAACCCGCGCCCGGAAACGGCGGCTGGTGGCACCTGGACCGATCGGCGGCTTCGCGGAGCCGACCTATGGGCGGCAGGTACCGGAGGGCAGCGAGGGGTAA
- a CDS encoding NRAMP family divalent metal transporter translates to MDQQPASEDSSGESPGGVPGDSPGQGTGGSPARKPRRKPDPKRSAILGAMFLMATSAIGPGFITQTTVFTVQLGAAFAFAILVSILVDIAVQLNVWRIIGVSGLRAQILGNKVLPGAGWVLAVLVFVGGLVFNVGNVAGTGLGLNAMLGLDPKIGGAISAVLAILIFLSKRAGLALDRVVVFLGALMILLMLYVAIVAGPPVGSALKNTVLPDQIDVLAITTLIGGTVGGYITYAGAHRMVDSGNSGVENIRPISRAALLGVLVTGVMRVLLFLAVLGVVAGGAVLTSGNLAAEAFGIAAGEIGIRLFGIVFWAAALTSVIGASYTSVSFVTNLTTRDRTRNLLTVAFIAVCTAGYLFLGQPPQTLLVFAGAFNGLILPLGFAVLLWVAWRRRDLLAGYAYPKWLLIVGVLAWLLTLYLGWNSLAGLAALWT, encoded by the coding sequence ATGGACCAGCAGCCAGCTTCCGAAGACAGCTCCGGGGAGAGCCCGGGAGGGGTGCCCGGCGACAGCCCGGGCCAGGGCACCGGAGGAAGCCCGGCCCGGAAACCCCGCCGCAAACCCGATCCGAAGCGTTCGGCCATTCTCGGTGCCATGTTCCTGATGGCCACCAGTGCCATCGGCCCGGGCTTCATCACGCAGACCACCGTCTTCACCGTCCAACTGGGCGCGGCCTTTGCCTTCGCCATCCTGGTCTCAATCCTGGTGGACATTGCGGTGCAGCTGAATGTCTGGCGGATCATCGGCGTCTCCGGCCTGCGGGCCCAGATACTAGGCAACAAGGTGCTCCCCGGCGCGGGGTGGGTGCTCGCGGTCCTGGTGTTTGTCGGGGGACTGGTTTTCAACGTCGGAAACGTCGCCGGCACCGGCCTCGGGCTGAACGCGATGCTGGGGCTGGATCCGAAGATCGGCGGCGCCATATCGGCGGTCCTGGCCATCCTCATCTTCCTCTCCAAACGCGCCGGCCTGGCCCTGGACCGGGTGGTGGTGTTCCTGGGCGCCCTGATGATCCTGCTGATGCTGTACGTGGCCATCGTGGCCGGGCCGCCGGTGGGCAGCGCCCTCAAAAACACCGTGCTGCCGGACCAGATCGATGTCCTGGCGATCACCACACTGATCGGCGGCACGGTGGGCGGGTACATCACCTACGCCGGGGCCCACCGCATGGTGGATTCGGGAAACTCCGGAGTGGAGAACATCCGGCCGATCAGCCGGGCAGCGCTGCTGGGCGTCCTGGTCACCGGGGTGATGCGGGTGCTGCTGTTCCTGGCGGTCCTTGGAGTGGTGGCCGGAGGTGCGGTGCTGACCAGCGGAAACCTCGCCGCCGAAGCGTTTGGCATCGCCGCCGGTGAAATCGGAATCCGGCTGTTCGGCATCGTGTTCTGGGCTGCCGCGCTGACCTCTGTGATCGGGGCGTCCTACACCTCGGTCTCCTTCGTTACGAACCTCACCACCCGCGACCGCACCCGGAACCTGCTGACCGTGGCGTTCATCGCCGTCTGCACAGCCGGCTACCTGTTCCTGGGGCAGCCGCCGCAGACGCTGCTTGTTTTCGCCGGGGCCTTCAACGGCCTGATCCTGCCCCTGGGCTTCGCCGTGCTGCTGTGGGTGGCGTGGCGGCGGCGGGACCTGCTGGCCGGCTATGCGTACCCGAAGTGGCTGCTCATTGTCGGGGTGCTGGCCTGGCTGCTGACGCTGTATCTGGGCTGGAATTCCCTCGCCGGACTGGCAGCGCTCTGGACCTGA
- a CDS encoding NRAMP family divalent metal transporter has protein sequence MDTLPPEETTSPPKVSLKPNAKRTALLGAMFLMATSAIGPGFITQTTVFTVQLGAAFAFAILVSILVDIAVQLNVWRIIGVSGLRAQVLGNKVLPGAGWVLAGLVFIGGLVFNIGNIAGTGLGMNAMFGLDPKIGGIISAAVAILVFLSKKAGLALDRIVVLLGAVMILLMLYVAVVAAPPVGEALKNTVLPAKVDFLTITTLIGGTVGGYITYAGAHRLLDSGTTGPGHVKDITKVSLLGIIVTGVMRVLLFLAILGVVSSGVALAGDNMAADAFLAAAGQIGLRMFGIVFWAAALTSVIGAAYTSVSFVTTPATKDRTRSLITVAFIAFCAAVYLLLGQAPQTLLVFAGAFNGLILPLGFGILLYAAWRRRDLLNGYDYPKWLLGVGVLAWLLTLFLGWKSLSGLAALWQ, from the coding sequence ATGGACACCTTGCCCCCGGAGGAAACTACTTCACCGCCGAAAGTAAGCCTCAAGCCCAACGCCAAGCGCACGGCGCTGCTCGGGGCGATGTTCCTGATGGCCACCAGTGCGATCGGCCCGGGCTTCATCACCCAGACCACCGTGTTCACCGTCCAGTTGGGTGCCGCGTTTGCCTTCGCGATCCTGGTCTCGATCCTGGTGGACATCGCGGTGCAGCTGAATGTCTGGCGGATCATCGGCGTCTCCGGCCTGCGGGCCCAGGTGCTGGGCAACAAGGTGCTCCCCGGCGCCGGCTGGGTGCTCGCCGGCCTGGTGTTCATCGGAGGACTGGTCTTCAACATCGGCAACATTGCCGGTACCGGGCTGGGCATGAATGCCATGTTTGGCCTGGATCCGAAGATCGGCGGGATCATTTCCGCCGCCGTCGCGATCCTGGTGTTCCTGTCCAAGAAGGCCGGACTGGCCCTGGACCGGATTGTGGTGCTGCTCGGCGCCGTCATGATCCTGCTGATGCTCTATGTAGCCGTCGTCGCGGCCCCGCCGGTGGGCGAGGCACTGAAAAACACCGTGCTGCCCGCGAAAGTGGACTTCCTGACCATCACCACGCTGATTGGCGGAACCGTGGGCGGGTACATCACCTACGCCGGTGCACACCGCCTGCTCGACTCCGGCACCACCGGACCCGGCCACGTCAAGGACATCACCAAGGTCTCCCTGCTGGGCATCATCGTCACCGGCGTCATGCGGGTGCTGCTGTTCCTGGCGATCCTGGGCGTGGTGTCCTCCGGCGTGGCGCTGGCCGGCGACAACATGGCCGCCGACGCGTTCCTGGCCGCCGCGGGCCAAATCGGCCTGCGCATGTTCGGCATCGTTTTCTGGGCCGCAGCCCTGACCTCGGTCATCGGCGCCGCCTACACCTCGGTGTCCTTCGTGACCACGCCGGCCACCAAGGACCGCACCCGCAGCCTGATCACTGTCGCGTTCATTGCGTTCTGCGCCGCCGTCTACCTGTTGCTCGGCCAGGCGCCGCAGACACTGCTCGTGTTCGCCGGCGCGTTCAACGGACTGATCCTACCGCTGGGGTTCGGCATCCTGCTGTACGCGGCATGGCGGCGCCGGGACCTGCTGAATGGGTACGATTATCCGAAGTGGCTGCTGGGCGTCGGTGTCCTGGCCTGGCTGTTGACCCTGTTCCTGGGCTGGAAGTCGCTCTCCGGCCTGGCCGCTCTGTGGCAGTAG
- a CDS encoding putative hydro-lyase, with translation MSLEAVSRAEITPAEARRLFRDGLVTPTAGWSAGYAQANLIIVPKAQAFDILLFAQRNPKSCPILGVLDAGETSGPLLAGGDIRTDLPRYTVYVDGEKVADPTDITEYWRDDLVTFIVGCSFTFEAALQEGGIRIAHIDQGTNVPMYRTSVRCEPAGEISGPLVVSMRPVPASQIPDAVRITARYPAVHGAPVHIGNPEELGISDLSRPDFGDPVEIPEGYVPVFWACGVTPQAAVMESKPSLAIGHAPGHMLITDARDSSYLV, from the coding sequence GTGTCCCTGGAAGCCGTTTCCCGCGCTGAAATCACTCCTGCCGAGGCCCGCCGCCTCTTCCGCGACGGCCTGGTCACGCCCACCGCCGGCTGGTCCGCCGGTTACGCGCAGGCGAATCTGATCATTGTGCCCAAGGCGCAGGCCTTCGACATTCTGCTCTTCGCCCAGCGCAACCCGAAGTCCTGTCCGATCCTGGGTGTGCTCGACGCCGGCGAAACCTCCGGCCCGCTGTTGGCCGGCGGCGACATCCGCACCGACCTGCCGCGGTACACGGTCTATGTGGACGGCGAGAAGGTGGCCGATCCGACCGACATCACCGAGTACTGGCGCGATGACCTGGTGACCTTCATCGTCGGCTGCAGCTTCACCTTCGAGGCTGCGCTGCAGGAAGGCGGCATCCGGATCGCGCACATCGACCAGGGCACCAACGTGCCGATGTACCGCACCTCGGTCCGCTGCGAGCCCGCCGGTGAGATCAGCGGACCGCTGGTGGTCTCGATGCGGCCGGTGCCGGCGTCCCAGATACCCGACGCCGTCCGGATCACCGCCCGCTATCCGGCCGTGCACGGGGCGCCCGTGCACATCGGCAACCCGGAGGAGCTGGGTATTTCGGACCTGTCCCGGCCCGATTTCGGGGATCCCGTGGAGATTCCGGAGGGGTATGTGCCGGTGTTCTGGGCCTGTGGCGTCACGCCGCAGGCGGCGGTCATGGAGTCGAAGCCGTCGCTGGCGATCGGCCACGCGCCCGGGCACATGCTCATCACCGACGCCCGGGACAGCTCCTACCTGGTCTGA
- a CDS encoding GntR family transcriptional regulator: MLVNLGDITSERSDHANTTVWVADVLRSRIAAGELPPGAKLSEQQLAASMQVSRNTLREAFTMLSLESVVTRFPHRGVFVAAPDADSVREIYRVRRMLEPAAVLWGPALDLERLDAVVSVARAAKADADVPAMAAANQAFHEALVAMSGSAQLQQMMARVLAEMRLVFHAMSSQPDFHSRYVEENAALVELLRADRRAEASDALRGYLDAAEAELLGHLGA, from the coding sequence ATGCTTGTGAACCTGGGGGACATCACGTCCGAACGCTCCGACCATGCCAACACCACGGTCTGGGTGGCGGACGTGCTGCGCAGCCGGATCGCCGCCGGTGAACTGCCGCCGGGCGCGAAACTCTCCGAGCAGCAGCTCGCCGCGTCCATGCAGGTCTCCCGCAACACCCTGCGCGAGGCCTTCACCATGCTCAGCCTCGAGTCCGTGGTGACCCGTTTTCCGCACCGCGGCGTGTTTGTGGCGGCTCCCGACGCCGATTCCGTCCGGGAAATCTACCGGGTCCGCCGAATGCTGGAGCCCGCCGCCGTGTTGTGGGGCCCGGCACTGGATCTGGAGCGGCTCGACGCCGTGGTCTCCGTGGCCCGCGCCGCGAAGGCCGACGCCGATGTGCCGGCGATGGCCGCCGCCAACCAGGCCTTCCACGAGGCGCTGGTCGCTATGTCCGGCAGCGCCCAGCTGCAGCAGATGATGGCCCGGGTGCTGGCCGAGATGCGGCTGGTGTTCCACGCCATGAGCTCGCAGCCGGACTTCCATTCCCGCTATGTCGAGGAAAACGCCGCGCTGGTGGAGCTGCTCCGGGCCGACCGCCGGGCCGAGGCCTCCGACGCGCTGCGGGGCTACCTTGATGCCGCCGAGGCCGAGCTGCTGGGCCATCTGGGCGCGTAG
- a CDS encoding acetyl/propionyl/methylcrotonyl-CoA carboxylase subunit alpha, producing MKKVLIANRGEIAVRVARACADAGIGSVAVYSDPDADALHVRLADEAVPLHGAAGADTYLNIPKLIEAAQLAGADGVHPGYGFLSENADFAQAVLDAGLTWIGPTPQAIRDLGNKVTARDIAVRAGAPLVPGTPGPAESAEQVRAFAEEHGLPVAIKAAFGGGGRGMKIARRLEDVEDAFESAVREAVSAFGRGECFAERFLDKPRHVEAQVLADTHGNVVVVGTRDCSLQRRNQKLVEEAPAPFLTDEQRATIHASAKAICREAGYTGAGTVEYLVSPDGLISFLEVNTRLQVEHPVTEETTGVDLVREQFRIADGLPLSITEDPVPHGHAFEFRLNAEDAARGFLPAPGPVEAFEPPTGPGIRVDSGVRSGSVVPAEYDSLMAKLIVWGEDRPQALRRARAALDEIVIRGLPTVLPFHRAVVRSEAFNRGDELGVYTTWIESEFAEPLAASPEIAAAMPGAERETITIDVDGRAVALGVPAALLNALRAGGAAGEGTAPVAAADDDGSLASPMAGNLVKWLADDGAELAEGDPVAVLEAMKMETTVRADRAGTFVRAALEAGTAVGRGDSLGRIGS from the coding sequence ATGAAGAAGGTCCTGATCGCCAACCGCGGTGAAATTGCCGTGCGCGTGGCCCGCGCCTGCGCCGACGCCGGCATCGGCTCCGTGGCCGTGTATTCGGATCCCGACGCCGACGCCCTCCACGTGCGCCTGGCCGACGAGGCCGTTCCGCTGCACGGAGCCGCCGGCGCCGACACCTACCTGAACATTCCCAAGCTGATCGAGGCCGCGCAGCTGGCCGGGGCCGACGGCGTGCATCCCGGCTACGGGTTCCTGTCCGAGAACGCCGACTTTGCGCAGGCCGTGCTCGACGCCGGACTGACCTGGATCGGCCCCACCCCGCAGGCGATCCGCGACCTGGGCAACAAGGTCACCGCCCGCGACATCGCCGTCCGCGCCGGAGCCCCGCTGGTGCCCGGCACCCCCGGACCGGCGGAAAGCGCCGAACAGGTCCGCGCGTTCGCCGAAGAGCACGGACTGCCGGTGGCAATCAAGGCGGCCTTCGGCGGCGGCGGACGCGGCATGAAGATCGCCCGCCGGCTCGAAGACGTGGAGGACGCCTTTGAATCCGCCGTCCGCGAAGCCGTCTCCGCGTTCGGCCGCGGCGAGTGCTTTGCCGAGCGGTTCCTGGATAAGCCCCGGCATGTGGAGGCCCAGGTGCTGGCCGATACGCACGGCAACGTCGTCGTCGTCGGCACCCGCGACTGCTCCCTGCAGCGCCGGAACCAGAAACTGGTGGAGGAAGCCCCGGCACCGTTCCTGACCGACGAGCAGCGCGCCACCATTCACGCCTCGGCCAAGGCCATCTGCCGCGAGGCCGGCTACACCGGCGCCGGAACGGTGGAATATCTGGTCTCCCCCGACGGTCTGATCAGCTTCCTTGAGGTCAACACCCGCCTCCAGGTCGAGCATCCGGTGACCGAGGAAACCACCGGCGTGGACCTGGTCCGGGAGCAGTTCCGCATCGCCGACGGCCTGCCCCTGTCCATCACCGAGGATCCGGTGCCGCACGGACATGCCTTCGAGTTCCGGCTCAACGCCGAGGATGCCGCCCGCGGGTTCCTGCCCGCGCCCGGCCCGGTGGAGGCCTTCGAGCCGCCCACCGGTCCCGGGATCCGGGTGGATTCCGGCGTCCGCTCCGGCTCGGTGGTGCCCGCCGAGTACGACTCGCTGATGGCCAAGCTGATTGTCTGGGGCGAGGACCGGCCGCAGGCGCTGCGCCGGGCCCGGGCGGCCCTGGATGAGATCGTGATCCGCGGCCTGCCGACGGTCCTGCCCTTCCACCGCGCCGTGGTCCGTTCCGAGGCCTTCAACCGGGGCGATGAACTGGGCGTCTACACGACGTGGATCGAGTCCGAATTCGCCGAGCCGCTGGCCGCCTCCCCGGAGATCGCCGCGGCCATGCCCGGTGCCGAGCGCGAGACGATCACGATCGATGTCGACGGCCGCGCCGTCGCGCTCGGGGTGCCTGCCGCGCTGCTGAACGCGCTGCGCGCCGGCGGCGCTGCCGGTGAAGGTACGGCTCCTGTGGCAGCGGCCGACGACGACGGGTCCCTGGCCTCGCCGATGGCCGGGAACCTGGTCAAATGGCTGGCCGACGACGGCGCAGAGCTGGCCGAGGGCGACCCGGTTGCCGTGCTCGAGGCGATGAAAATGGAAACCACCGTCCGTGCCGACCGTGCCGGCACCTTTGTCCGCGCCGCGCTGGAAGCCGGTACCGCCGTCGGCCGCGGGGACTCCCTGGGCCGGATCGGCTCCTAA
- a CDS encoding carboxyltransferase domain-containing protein: MTGSAVTGIRPAGTRALLVELASLADVTALHAQLKAHPLPGQVDVLAAAATVLVRFAGRRETVSAAAQIRALDLTHAELPEARTVTIDTVYDGGDLAEVARLTGLSEDAVIKAHTGSSWMGGFGGFAPGFTYLTGGDPVLNVPRRNSPRTAVPAGSVALAGEYSAVYPRESPGGWQLIGRTNAVMWDLDRPDPALIRPGDHVIFNPVRELVHLTTQETQDRAASDLPATTGAEGMGSLVSPASPREERASSEGSGSPHRAREAEGGSAALRDDETSHPNQGDQSWLEIKAPGLQSLVQDLGRPGFADLGVSAAGAADLRSARQANRLVGNPATAAVIENLFGGLEVVADGDTVLALAGAEVPAAVVSPDGSRDRPAPLNTPFALLDGETLTLGTPFRGVRSYLAARGGFAVEPVLGSRSTDSMSGIGPAPLEAGARLPVGPVAGTSPVGAPEPGALDALGDGRTPTELRITAGPRQDWFGPDAAQALTDHTWRTTNESNRIGVRLETDPEDPEAHPLSRVRDGELPSEGVVAGSLQVPPSGLPVLFLADHPVTGGYPVIAAVVPQDLPLAAQLPPGYPVRFVFVNPDTLAPLSPDAAAALFPEGTP; this comes from the coding sequence ATGACCGGGTCGGCGGTCACCGGCATCCGCCCCGCCGGAACCCGGGCCCTGCTGGTTGAACTCGCGTCCCTGGCCGACGTCACCGCCCTGCATGCCCAGCTCAAGGCGCACCCGTTGCCCGGTCAGGTCGATGTCCTCGCCGCCGCTGCCACCGTCCTGGTCCGCTTCGCCGGGCGCCGCGAAACCGTGTCGGCTGCCGCGCAGATCCGGGCCCTGGACCTGACCCATGCCGAGCTGCCCGAGGCCCGTACCGTCACCATCGATACCGTGTACGACGGCGGTGACCTCGCCGAGGTGGCGCGCCTCACCGGCCTGTCCGAGGACGCCGTGATCAAGGCCCATACGGGCAGTTCCTGGATGGGCGGCTTCGGCGGATTCGCGCCCGGCTTCACCTACCTCACCGGCGGCGATCCGGTCCTGAACGTGCCCCGGCGCAACAGCCCGCGCACTGCCGTGCCTGCCGGCTCAGTGGCCCTGGCCGGCGAGTACTCAGCGGTCTATCCGCGCGAATCCCCCGGCGGCTGGCAGCTGATCGGCCGCACCAACGCCGTGATGTGGGACCTCGACCGCCCCGACCCCGCCCTGATCCGCCCCGGCGATCACGTCATCTTCAATCCCGTCCGCGAACTGGTTCACCTAACCACCCAAGAAACGCAGGATCGGGCTGCCTCTGACCTACCCGCAACGACAGGTGCCGAGGGGATGGGGAGTCTCGTGAGTCCCGCATCGCCGAGGGAGGAACGAGCGAGCAGCGAAGGATCAGGGTCCCCTCACCGAGCTCGCGAGGCGGAGGGAGGATCCGCAGCGCTAAGGGACGATGAGACTTCTCATCCCAACCAAGGTGACCAGAGCTGGCTGGAGATCAAAGCTCCCGGCCTGCAGTCCCTGGTTCAGGATCTGGGCCGCCCCGGCTTTGCGGACCTGGGCGTTTCAGCCGCCGGCGCCGCCGATCTCCGTTCCGCCCGGCAGGCCAACCGTCTGGTGGGCAATCCGGCGACGGCCGCGGTGATTGAGAACCTGTTCGGCGGCCTCGAAGTCGTTGCCGACGGCGACACGGTCCTGGCCCTGGCCGGTGCCGAGGTTCCCGCCGCCGTCGTCTCCCCCGACGGCTCCCGCGACCGGCCGGCACCCCTGAACACCCCGTTCGCCCTGCTCGACGGCGAAACCCTGACGCTCGGCACCCCGTTCCGCGGAGTCCGCTCCTATCTGGCGGCCCGCGGGGGTTTCGCGGTCGAACCGGTCCTGGGCAGCCGCAGCACCGATTCCATGAGCGGCATCGGTCCGGCACCGCTGGAAGCCGGCGCCCGGTTGCCGGTCGGCCCGGTGGCCGGCACATCGCCGGTGGGCGCACCCGAGCCCGGCGCCTTGGATGCCCTCGGCGACGGCCGGACCCCCACCGAGCTGCGCATCACCGCCGGTCCCCGGCAGGACTGGTTCGGCCCGGACGCGGCGCAGGCCCTGACCGACCACACCTGGCGCACCACCAACGAGTCCAACCGGATCGGTGTCCGGCTGGAAACCGACCCCGAGGACCCGGAAGCACACCCGCTGAGCCGGGTCCGGGACGGTGAACTGCCCAGCGAAGGCGTGGTGGCCGGTTCGCTGCAGGTCCCGCCGTCGGGCCTTCCCGTCCTGTTCCTGGCCGACCATCCGGTGACCGGCGGCTATCCGGTGATTGCCGCCGTCGTGCCGCAGGACCTGCCGCTCGCCGCGCAGCTGCCGCCGGGCTATCCCGTCCGTTTTGTTTTCGTGAACCCCGATACCCTGGCTCCGCTCTCCCCCGACGCGGCCGCCGCACTGTTTCCGGAAGGAACCCCATGA
- a CDS encoding LamB/YcsF family protein — translation MPVIDLNSDVGESFGNWTMGDDAAIFESVSSANVACGFHAGDPSTIAQTCRDAVAAGVTIGAHVAYRDLAGFGRRFLDCSYTELHDDVLYQLGALQAMARAAGAEIKYVKPHGALYNTIVRHEVHASAVIDAIRAFDKDLPVLLLPGAVALDKAADAGLRGVAEAFADRNYNPDGTLVSRREPNAVLHDADQVTANMVRLATEGTITAVDGTDIRIDAASICVHGDTPGAVTMARAVRTGLENAGVTIQSFV, via the coding sequence ATGCCGGTAATCGATCTGAACAGCGATGTCGGAGAATCCTTCGGCAACTGGACCATGGGCGACGACGCCGCCATCTTTGAATCCGTCTCCAGCGCAAACGTGGCCTGCGGCTTCCACGCCGGCGACCCGTCCACCATCGCGCAGACCTGCCGCGACGCCGTCGCCGCCGGGGTCACCATCGGCGCCCACGTGGCCTACCGCGACCTGGCCGGCTTCGGCCGGCGCTTCCTGGACTGCTCCTACACCGAGCTGCACGACGACGTCCTCTACCAGCTCGGCGCCCTGCAGGCCATGGCCCGGGCCGCCGGCGCCGAGATCAAATACGTGAAGCCGCACGGCGCGCTGTACAACACGATCGTCCGCCACGAGGTCCACGCCTCCGCCGTCATCGATGCCATCCGCGCCTTCGACAAGGACCTGCCGGTACTGCTGCTGCCGGGCGCGGTGGCCCTGGACAAGGCCGCCGACGCCGGACTGCGCGGCGTCGCCGAAGCCTTCGCCGACCGCAACTACAATCCCGACGGCACCCTGGTGTCCCGCCGCGAGCCCAACGCCGTGCTGCACGACGCCGATCAGGTCACCGCCAACATGGTCCGGCTCGCGACCGAGGGCACCATCACCGCGGTGGACGGCACCGACATCCGCATCGATGCCGCGTCGATCTGCGTGCACGGCGACACTCCCGGCGCCGTCACCATGGCCCGGGCGGTCCGCACCGGACTGGAAAACGCCGGCGTCACCATCCAGAGCTTCGTATGA
- a CDS encoding TetR/AcrR family transcriptional regulator: MKTSQPGVVARVPLTRERVLAGAAEIADGSGIGALTMRSLAHALGAKPMSLYHHVANKDEILDALVDLVFSEVEVPSEAPDGWRAAMEARAHGMRAALARHPWAVGLMETRTTPGAANLRHHNATLGVLRRSGFSLDAAGHAYALMDSYIYGFALQEAGLPVGKPDSDPQVVQAMARSIPADELPYLAEMAMDRALQPDYRFSAEFDVGLAIILDGLAGLLPQHPERLLNNPT; encoded by the coding sequence ATGAAAACTTCCCAGCCCGGCGTCGTCGCCCGCGTTCCCCTGACCCGTGAGCGTGTGCTGGCCGGAGCGGCGGAGATCGCCGACGGCAGCGGCATCGGCGCCCTCACCATGCGCTCCCTGGCCCACGCCCTAGGCGCGAAACCCATGTCGCTGTACCACCACGTGGCCAACAAGGACGAGATCCTGGACGCGCTGGTTGACCTCGTCTTTTCCGAGGTGGAGGTGCCCTCGGAAGCGCCGGACGGATGGCGTGCGGCCATGGAAGCACGCGCCCACGGCATGCGGGCGGCACTGGCCCGCCACCCCTGGGCGGTGGGCCTGATGGAAACGCGCACCACCCCGGGCGCCGCCAACCTGCGCCACCACAACGCCACCCTCGGCGTCCTGCGCCGGTCCGGCTTCTCGCTGGACGCCGCCGGACACGCCTATGCCCTGATGGACAGCTACATCTACGGTTTCGCACTGCAGGAAGCCGGCCTGCCGGTCGGCAAGCCCGACTCGGATCCCCAGGTTGTTCAGGCCATGGCCCGCTCCATCCCGGCGGATGAGCTGCCCTACCTGGCGGAGATGGCCATGGACCGCGCCCTGCAGCCGGACTACAGGTTCAGTGCCGAGTTCGACGTGGGCCTGGCCATCATTCTCGACGGCCTGGCCGGCCTCCTGCCGCAACATCCGGAGAGATTGTTGAACAATCCAACGTGA